From Aegilops tauschii subsp. strangulata cultivar AL8/78 chromosome 5, Aet v6.0, whole genome shotgun sequence:
CATGGATGTGTTTCTTCCATGACCATTGATAATATTGGGGTTATGGTTATGCTTTTGTAGTTTGGTACGTGTCTAGCCAAAGTCCCAAATGTACATTTTACCATCTTTGTGTCGGTCATGTTAtattttttttttagaaaaggaggatgacccccagcctctgcatctgcgagatgcatgcggccactttattgattattcttgaggaccttacaaagtattacaacaatatgcctgaatccgCCGTCTTGGCAATATATGCCACTACTCTtatccatatgatgaaggggTGCTAGCTGGGCCAAATACCCAGACCACTCACCTAAGCCTATCATCAAAAGGCAGAAGCCCTAGCCGAGCCACATACCAAAATTTGCTTGATCTTAACTACCTATATGGCTGGAAAGTCCCCAGACAGAATTGCACTTCTGAATAAAAATTAGTTGCTCAGGTCGATCAGGATCTTGAATCTTTGCCAACTATAATTCTGTTCTTGTTTGAAAATTTTGGGTTACCATCATAGTATAATTGAACTGTCCTACCTAACTGTGAGAAGGTAATTTTAACGGACACAAAAATTTCAGTAGTTTTGCATCTGTTGAAATTTCATTTCTTTCTGAGCAATATTGCCTTAACCGAGCTATGCTTTTGAAAGTTGGAACTAGGGTGTGTTTTTTGCAGCCTTAGTCAACAATTTGTGAATTAATTCTGATGCTTCCTTCTCTGATGTCCTAATCGAAGGTGCCAGAGTATTGTTTGACTTCCAAGTTTTTTATGGATCCGAGGAATAGTTTCATGATCACCTTTTGACATTGAGCTATTATGTATAATCTCTGTCTTCTAATTTGTTTCATGTTCTTTGAAAGTTTCATCTGTTTACTTTGACTTCTTTTGCCTGGCATTAACTGATGAATGCCGAAACTCTTCCTTGTGGTTTCTGGGGATAGGGGCAGTGTAACTACCATCAATCTTCATATCTGAAGAAAGAAATATTCTTGACATTGGTGTCTGCATACGTTTTAGGTTGCTATAATTTGGTCAAGTCCTGATACATCTTTGCTTAGATGGTACTGGGGCTTCTATATATCCCTGTGTAACCTCCCTTCATATATGTTTTTTCTCTCTTATATTTTCTTGGAGTTCAGCATGCTGACTGGACAAAAAATGGCTACTTTTCCGATTTGAGTTAAAATAGAGGATGGATCAAGAGATACTTCTGTCATTAACATAGAAACTAATATTACCGAGCAGTATGTTGCTATTAGCAGCAGTAGGACACTAGTGAAAACTCCACAGGTCTGAAGTTTATATGCATGTTGCTTTCCCTTTGAATTTAGTTTCATATGTATATGGTTTGATAAAATGTTTTCTCATTAAATATGTTTACGCTGAATGGAAATTGTATCTGATGTTGTGGTATCGATGCATTAATTCTTTTGGAAGCTACATAGTTCAGTCATGGCACAATATCTGTGCTTGAGTAGTTTATAGATGGCAATGTGAACAAGTTTTACTGGTTAGTGCCCTAATTTTTCCCTTGCTATTAGCTTACGAAAATACATTGAGGATCTTGGTTTCTTAGTGAACTATCATATTGACTTTTGTGCGATCAACACAAATAATGAAATCGTAAACAATATTGCATTACTTTTGTCAACTGAAAATGACAGAAATATCACAACTCTTATATTCTTACTTCTGCCTTTATTTTGTACTAATATATTCAGTGATTTAGAATCCTGTCGATTGTGATCACTTAATGTTGACATGGTAAATTGCTCCTGCCTCCCCACAATCATTACTCGGATATTTACTATGAGCAATTAGACAAACTAACTCACATGTTTTGTAAAATATTTGACTCCTATTTATACAAACAATATTTGTCCCCATAATTCATTATTCAGATATTTATTATGAGCAGGTAGACAAACTAACTGACATATTTTGTAAAATATTCGACTCCTATTTATAGAAACAATATTTGTTTATAAAACACACCCTCCCATTTTATAATAATGTCAGAAACTTAAAATTACGATATGACTTTGAGGAAGTGAAAAAGGAATATGTAGAGATATTCTTAGATCTGTAAGTTTAGCTATCTTTTCAAGCTCTTAAAAAACTATTGTTCTTCACAGAAATCGTAGCAGGGGAAGACTATTCCTAACATAGTTTATTCGTGCCAGTTTGTGCGCATAATTTAAAAGCTAAGAAACACTAACAAGAGAATGTCTTTTAGGATATTCGAAAGGGAGTAATCTCACAAGCAATTTGGCTTTCCCATGCTATTAGTTGACCTTCTAGGAAGCAGAAAATAAATGTAACCGCATATTTAGTAATGATCTCATGTCAGGCTATTCATTCTACTCTGTTAATGATATCTGCTTGCCTGTTTAGGTCTTCTGTAATGCATAATTGCATATGCATGCAATTTTGCCGCGTAACATCGGAGGCATCCTTGCTTCTTTGATACAGCTAAAGGGTAGGGATCATGGGCCATAAACTAACCTCGTATTGTTTCCTTTGAATCATTCTCCTTGCCAGCATCTTAGCTGTTCTTGTTTACCAAAGTGGGGCAGGCAATCTTTTTTCAGAACATGACAGAAGTACAGCTGATTTGTGCATTGCGGTGGATCTGAGTCATGTGCAGCTATTGATTACTAGATATATACGCAGATCACTTCCTACCCATGAGGATAGCAGGATCAGATCTCCATGTCGGATGTCGCGCAAACTTGACACCTTAAAGGGAGACCTACATTGTGGCAACCATTCTGGTGATGCACATGCTCATTGATTGTTAAAACGTGCCATAATCTGAATTTAAGATCTAACTGAGGTTTCTGCACAGCTTTTTGGGAATGTTGCTGTAGTGTTACCATGTTGACCTTCGGATACGTTAGAATGAACAAACCAACTGATGACAATGAATGATACAGATCTGTTCATTTTTCAGTACATTTTGCTGGTCCGTATTTCACTGCATTTCTTTGGTTTGGTGCTGTTGGCAGAAACTTATTTTTCTTTGTAAGTTTAGGATAGAGAATTTAACTAGATTGATGTCGGTTATCGTGTGTAAAATGTCAATGTGGTAAATCTTTCAGGATACCAACCTCCAAAATCTTGTAAGTGTTGAACATcaatgctgctgctgctgcgggcACAGGGTGTGAGAATTATTTGCAGATCAAGACCTTGATATCCATAGAGATGTGCTTTCATATATCCTCTTTTGAGTTCTTAAGAATGTTCAGATTCCTTTCACCATGTTCGTGCAGGCATGTCTTTGCATATCCTACTTTTGTTTATTCCATCTCTAACCAACACCAGTACACATATTTTTGCAAGAAAGAAAGCATGAGCACATAGTTGTCTTGATCTTATTCTATTCTATTCCAAGGTAAACTCTTGCTATTCCGGTTCAGAGCTCATAGACTTCCTTTGCCTGTCCTCGATGAATCATGGACCAATGATTAGTAAAATGTCTCTAATCATTGTGCGGTTTCTTCGGAGACAGGCCGCATAACTGTAATCTTGGACAAGTCACTGTCTTGCTCACCAACCAGCAGTTGAAATTCTCTAAAGTTGTCGTCTTCAGCTCTCCACATCACCACAACATTACCATGGCTGTTGCTAATCGCCAGCCTATCACCACACACTTCATGCCACCCATTGACTGTCCTTTGTTTACTCATGCTCACATTTTCTTTATTCTGCAGATGTTGTTCCCTGCAACCTCTCAGAATTCTGAACAGTATAAAAGCACCTGAACTGCTGTGCATTTGTCTTCACCCCTCTCAACAGCAAGTGCGTCCAACCACACTCCCCAGGTCACCCTTTGCCTCCAAGGCTCCCAAGTCCCAAATTCACATCTCAATGGAGGCTGGAGGACTGATTTCGGAGGCTGGCTGGACCATGTTTGACTTCCCGCCACAGGGCGAGGAGTCCGATATCATGGCGCAGCTGCTTGGCACCTTCCCTTCCCATGGTGATGAAGCCCAGCAGGATCTGCCTTGGTATCAGGCTTCCCATCCATCCTACTATGACGCTGATCTTAATACAAGTGCATGTAGTGACAGCAATGCTAGCAGCTTTGCTGTTCCATCCGAATGCATGGGCTACTATTTGGGTGATTCAAGTGAGGCCCTGGGCATCACGTCCCTCGCACCACAGGACCTGAACTTGGTCCAGGAGCAAGGCGCAACCGAGTTTCTGAATATGATCCCTAGCATTTCCCATGATTTGTACCGGAACGGCGAGTCAAGCTGCGAGGGTCTCGACTCGGTCAGTGCTACTAACAAGAGGAAGCACTCGGTGGAAGAAGAAATCGATGGCCAAGCGAGAGTAAGTCCTGAGGATGACTGATCATTCTGTTCACCGGCTATGTCTTTTAGAAAGATATGTTCATGCTGTTAGTGTGGATACTGACTGTAATTGATTAATTGCAGGGTCGGAAATGCGCAAGGAAGGCTGCACCGAAGCGAGCAAAGAACGCCAAGCAAACCGAAGCGAGCTGCTGCACCTCTGACAATGACTCGAATGCTTCTCAAGAGTCTGCAGATGCTGGTGTTACTCCAAAAGGCAAGGCCCGGGCTGGACGCGGGGCAGCAACCGATCCCCAGAGCCTCTATGCAAGGGTACTGCAAATAATCATCTCTTTCGCATCTGAAGTACTAATTATCTTTTGCAACTGAATGTGAAGTACTAATTCTCTGTTCTTTGCTTGAGCAGAAAAGGAGGGAAAGGATCAACGAGAGGCTGAAGACACTGCAGACCCTTGTGCCCAATGGAACCAAAGTATGCTTCTGAACATTCATGCTACTGATAGCCTACATGAATAAAAATGCTAAGATCCAATGGCTAAATCAACAATGTTTTTGTATTGATCTTGCAGGTAGATATGAGCACCATGCTTGAAGAGGCAGTCCAGTATGTCAAATTCCTGCAACTTCAGATCAAGGTGAGCAGTTGCTCAATTTAGTTCGGTTCGACATCAGACAAATTGTTCCATGGCGGACATTGCGGCTGACGAATTTCTCTCTCTTAAATTTCCAGGTCCTCAGCTCTGATGAAATGTGGATGTACGCGCCGATTGCGTACAACGGGATGAACATTGGGCTTGATCTGAACATGTAGAGATGATTTTGGCAGTCTCGAGCGGGGAATGCAGTTTGTGTTTGAGATAAACGAGTTCTCCACTAACCATTCAATCTACCTGTGTTACCATGTGTCGTTTTGGAAGCTGTTATACAGATCATCATAGGCGCAGCAGTAGCATACTTAAACTTGTGAAGAGGCCCTTTTAGAGGATCAGTAAACTGAAGATAATACTACCATTTTCTTGACATTAGCATGAAATGCAAGATCTTGAAAACTTGTAGATTTGTATTTGTTTTCTTTGGACCAAATATAGTTCTTTTGTTGGCATGTGATGATTTGTTCAATGATCTAGTCTCTTGTGGTTTGCAAAGTTCAAACCCTGACACTTTAAGATAAATGACTGAAACTGCAAAATCACATTGGAATGAGCTTCATAATTTTTGGGGGACACAATCTTTCGGTCTTGCGATATACTATGAGCTATCACCATAAAAACATTTCTCAATTCCATTTTCTCTACCCTTTCCACTATGAAGAAAATAACCATGCATGTAGCTGACTGTTGACGTGCATTAGAATTTGCATTGACATTTCCAACATAAACTGAATTCATTAATTATAAAGTTTTAGATGCGAGAGAAAATGTATTATTAAGAGGGATGTGATATGCTGCACAAATCATGCACTCTCCATTTTAACATTTGCCCTAACAAATCCTCAAACTAACTTCTGAAAATAGGGTTTATTTCAGGCCGGCCACACAAGGATGCGATCATTTCAATTAGGACGCTCCGGTTTTCCTGGCTCGCTGGTCAAGGTTGACCGGTCCACTATTGACCATTTACTGTTGACTTTTCAAGTTTTTTTAAAATCAggaattcaaaaaaaatgtttgtgaaaaTTCAAAATAATCACGGTttcaaaaaaatattcatgaactCAAAAAGTTCATGAGTTCATTTTTTTATATGGGATTAAAAAAAGttaatgaatttgaaaaaaagttcaagAACTTGAAAAATTCATGCTTAAAAAAAAAAGTTCACGGGATTCAGAAAAAGTTCATGCATTTGAAAGAAAGTTCACGACCTTGAAAAAATTAAcgagttcaaaaaagttcatgCATGTGAAAACaaagttcacaaatttggaaAAAGGTCGCCTGTCTCACGGGTTTGGGAAAAAGTTACACAAAAatggaaaaagttcatgaatttaaggaaaaaatgttcacaatatgTTTTCAAAAAGTTCACGAATTAAAGAAAAAGTTCACGCATctaaaaaaatgaaaaagaaaagaaaaaaccaaATAAAACCGTCATGAAAACCTTAAAAGGAAAGGTGGGAAAAATcgtcagaagcttcataaaaccGGCTGGGTTCTCTTCCCAAAAAAACTCGCATGACAAAATGTTGAACACAAAACTACACGTGCGACAAAATGTTTGCGACCCAAAAAGTTAAAAAAATGTTAATGGGCCGAGCCCAAGGAGGGACGGGGTGTACGCTGGTTTGTGCCAACGCCTATAAGTGGGGCAACGAGCACCAAATAGGATCGGGCGCCAGGGGTACAAGTGGGCGAAGCTACATAGCAGCTTCGAGGCCAGAAGCCTGAACGCAGTACTAGCAAGGCAAGTGAGCCCTACCAAAGGCACGCCActcagtactccctccgtccgaaaatagttgtcatcaaaatggataaaaaggaatgtatctagaactaatatacatctagatacatccccttttattcattttgatgacaagtatttccagacggagggagtactaagcAAGCTCGGcaactaagagcatctccaatagcaaCCCTAAAATAGGGTAGTATCTGTTCTTTTGGCATTTGAGAGCAAAAAATGATTTTCAACAGCAGCCCTATCCTATTTTTTCTACAACTAACAAAAGGGCCCGTGCGGTGCAATGGAAAAAAAAACACCATCTCCAATGGCCACGATCACATTTTGCTACATCACCGGGATACAGTACCACTCTCAAATTCATGAAATcatcaacatttttttaaactcgTGAACATATTTGAAATCGTGAACATTTTGACAAATTTTTGAACACTTTCTAAAATCAAGAACATATTATGctatttgcaaacattttttcaaaaattGCCAAATTTTAAAACAATGTTCTTGAATCGGCAAACATTTCTAGAATGGACGAACATTGTTTTGGAAATTGgtggaacaatttttgaaattcatgaacatttttctgatTTAACGGACATGTTTTTGATTtaacaaacattttttgaaatacaTGGTCATTTTTTAAACCAGTGAACATTTTATGAATGAATAAACAATTTTCTAAGTCACCAATAGTTTTTGAATTTTTAGGAAAATTTTCCTTTCATGAACTTTTTTGGAATTGACAAAACTTTGTTCAATTTCATTAATATTTTTTAACACACGAACTTTTTTTGATTTCCCAAACATTTGTTTTGAAAATTTCGAACATTTTTTAAGTAAGCAAACATTTTTTTCTAAAATCACAAATATTTGTTGAATACACAAACATTTTATGTTTTATTAAAGATTAATTTCCGGAATTTTTTTGAAGTCTCGAATTATTTAAAgtagaaaaaaaggaaaaaatggaaaagaaaaagaaagaataaaaaacGAAATAAAAAAACTGGCCGCGTGGACATGGGCCGGCTCAAACGGGTGAGCCGCATCTGCTCCCAGCGCGCAGAGCGCAATATAGGAGGTCTCTACTGTGTTAAACGCTTTTTATCACTTATATGTGGCATTGGTGGGTAATATTTCGCAACTTTAGGGGCAATTTCCATGACGTACCACAAGAAGCAATAGCCCCCTTATTTTTTTTGATTGATTGAAAAAGCACTCGTATTCCGTTCAACTACAAGCAAGATTCGTACAAATACGGGTACAAAGACGCAAACATACATCATAGGTACAACCAGTACAGTTGTCCCACCATATCACAAAGAGCACCCAAACAAACACCAAAATCACATAAAAGTCGTTGGGTCCTTGTTCATCCTCAACCTTCAACGAACCGTCGTaatctttgtcgtcgccagagcAAAGGAGAGTTGCCGGCCAAGAAGCAAGGGCAGGAACACCATGGCCACAAAGGCTTTGTGAGCCGCATATAGGTCCCGTCCCAGTGGACGGGAACCAGTGTCGGGTTCCGGTGCATCGGCCGGGGACATTCCCGTGCTCCCCTCACCTTGGATCCACCACAGCCATCGACCTTCGCCGACGAGGAGCAGCATCACCAGCCACCACGCGCACCACATCACCACAGCCACAGATAGCCTACAACGAACGGATCTGGAATCACCGATCCATATGCCGCAGACTCCTGTACACTGCCACCGCCAACCGACACCGCCGACCCGGTGATACCCCGCCCCCAAGCCCCCCAGCGTCGCCAGAGAAGCACCACCGTGACGGAGAGTAGGCTGGAGGAGTTTATTCCACCTCATTGGCGTCATCCCCGCTCGAGCACCAATTCTTGGAGAAACTACCCTAACAACCCTATCTACAACGGCCGCGCGGTCGACGACGGTCTCCCCCACCTCCCGACGCCAAGAGGCCGCCGGAGGCGAGGGAGACCGGCGGTGACGGCACGCCGGAACCACCCCTCTCGCGTCGCCTGTTTTTCGCCTCTGGGAACCGTCATTCTACGCTTGTGGGACTTAGACGGAATAGCCCCTTTAAtattaggtatagatatagattttGTTTGGGCAGCCCAATAAAATGGCTCTAGGTGCTGCAAATATACGGCACAACCTCGGATGCACCATCCCCCCTAACCTCAACCCTGACATGTGGTACCCACATGATGTAGGCAGAGTATCCGGAAATACGGTGGCACGTCACCATAGTTAACGTAAGTTCTAACACTAAAGTGATCGTTTGCGCCAAGTTGAAGCACCACCGGTGTAATTTACTTGCGTAGGGGCTTCCGGAGTTCTGTAAGTCCCTTCTTGTAATTACAACACTCTCTTTTCTTTTTGATGAAAATATGGCCCTGTTAGATCAAACACAGGAACACACACGCGCGGTGGACACACACACACGGTGGAGTTTCAGTGAGCGAACATGAACACAAAGACAAAGATTTTGCGACGCGTAAAGTTTGCGTCTTTTCTGTTTCTTCCTTTTAATCCTTCTGATCCTAACAAGCCGGCCTCGATCCATTTTACCCATGCCATCCCACAGACGAGATCATGGCCAACGATTACACAATTCACAGGAAAAGTAAATACTAGCCCTACTCAGCCGCAACACGAACACAACGTGTCTCTGGCATTATATTCAGAAAGTTCAGGAAACAAAACACTAGCGTGGCTGGTTCAGGTTCAGTAAGATTAACACACCACTTCACCTCCTTAAGGTTGATGACCTGAGCCCACCTCCTGCATGCCGATCTTCCCTTTCAGTGACTCAAAACGAAGCCTAGCCAATGGCCTTGTCAGGATGTCTGCATGCTGCTCATCAGTTCTGACATGCTCCACTTCTATGTTGCCCTCTTCAACGTAATTTCTGACAAAATGATAACACACATCAATGTGTTTGCTCCTCTCATGAAGCACATGATTCTTGCATAACTGAATTGCTGACCGGTTATCTATACAGATTGTGAACTTGTCACCATCACATCCCAACAATTCCTCAATCAGCCTTGGCAACCATACCCCTTGACAGGCTACTGCGGCAGTAGCCACATACTCTGTTTCGCATGAAGACTGTGCCACAATTTTCTGCTTTTGTGAGGGCCAGGACACAGGGCAGTGACCAAATTAGTACAACACTCTAGTGGTACTTTTGCGATCATCAACATCGCCTGCATgattgatacgtcttcaacgtatctataatttacgaagtattcatgctattatattatctatcttggatgtttaatgggctttattatacacttttatatgatttttgggactaacctattaacctagagcccagtgccagtttatgttttctccttgttttagagtatcgcagaaaaggaaaactaaacggagtccaattgacgtgccacttgacggagatcatttttggaccagaagaagcccacggagtaccaga
This genomic window contains:
- the LOC109778294 gene encoding uncharacterized protein, coding for MEAGGLISEAGWTMFDFPPQGEESDIMAQLLGTFPSHGDEAQQDLPWYQASHPSYYDADLNTSACSDSNASSFAVPSECMGYYLGDSSEALGITSLAPQDLNLVQEQGATEFLNMIPSISHDLYRNGESSCEGLDSVSATNKRKHSVEEEIDGQARGRKCARKAAPKRAKNAKQTEASCCTSDNDSNASQESADAGVTPKGKARAGRGAATDPQSLYARKRRERINERLKTLQTLVPNGTKVDMSTMLEEAVQYVKFLQLQIKVLSSDEMWMYAPIAYNGMNIGLDLNM